One stretch of Hyphomicrobiales bacterium DNA includes these proteins:
- a CDS encoding C4-dicarboxylate ABC transporter substrate-binding protein, with product MKLAKSIGLAIAGLAVAGLAALAPGAAIAKTVIRVQSVIPAKADEVTMLNDFAKDVLDLTNGEVEIQVLPAGAVVGVQETLDAVDSGLIEGGFAWTHYWSGKHPAAMLFGSPVAGAGVGIDNIAFLSWFLYGGGQELYDELWKEMGVNVKGLMLQPVGPEALGWFREPINSMADFRKYRFRTPPGIPGQTYNDIGVAAVAMGGGDILPALEKGTIDAAEWCCPKPDSVFGFQKVLKHYYLQGLHQVVVNADIYINGDVWKSLTPHQQRAMQVAANASLTKSMAYRIIENGRALKDLVDNHGVQLHDTPEDYFKEYMEAARRSLEKNAAENAFFKKVWESQRDFANIAVPFWAGSQLSNANLGMAYARSLKK from the coding sequence ATGAAACTTGCCAAGTCGATCGGCCTCGCAATCGCGGGGCTGGCGGTCGCCGGGCTGGCGGCGCTCGCGCCGGGCGCTGCGATCGCCAAGACCGTCATCCGCGTCCAATCGGTGATCCCGGCCAAGGCCGACGAGGTCACCATGCTCAACGATTTCGCCAAGGACGTCCTCGACCTGACGAACGGCGAGGTCGAGATCCAGGTGCTGCCGGCGGGCGCCGTGGTCGGCGTGCAGGAGACGCTCGATGCCGTCGATTCCGGCCTCATCGAGGGCGGTTTCGCCTGGACGCACTACTGGTCGGGCAAGCACCCGGCCGCCATGCTGTTCGGCTCGCCGGTTGCCGGCGCTGGCGTCGGCATCGACAACATCGCCTTCCTCTCCTGGTTCCTCTACGGCGGCGGCCAGGAACTCTACGACGAACTCTGGAAGGAAATGGGCGTCAACGTGAAGGGTCTCATGCTGCAGCCGGTCGGGCCCGAGGCGCTCGGCTGGTTCCGTGAGCCGATCAACTCGATGGCCGACTTCCGTAAGTATCGCTTCCGCACGCCTCCCGGGATCCCGGGCCAGACCTACAACGACATCGGCGTCGCGGCGGTGGCGATGGGCGGTGGCGACATTCTGCCAGCCCTCGAGAAGGGCACGATCGATGCCGCCGAATGGTGCTGCCCCAAGCCCGACAGCGTATTCGGCTTCCAGAAGGTGCTGAAGCACTACTACCTGCAGGGCCTGCACCAGGTGGTCGTCAACGCCGACATCTACATCAATGGTGATGTCTGGAAGAGCCTGACCCCACACCAGCAGCGCGCGATGCAGGTGGCGGCCAACGCCTCCCTGACGAAGTCGATGGCCTATCGCATCATCGAGAACGGGCGGGCCCTCAAGGACCTCGTCGACAACCACGGCGTCCAGCTCCACGACACGCCGGAGGATTACTTCAAGGAGTACATGGAAGCCGCCCGCCGTTCGCTCGAGAAGAACGCGGCCGAAAATGCGTTCTTCAAGAAGGTCTGGGAGAGCCAGCGCGACTTCGCCAACATCGCGGTGCCGTTCTGGGCCGGCTCGCAGCTCTCGAACGCCAACCTCGGGATGGCTTACGCACGCTCGCTCAAGAAGTAG
- a CDS encoding TRAP transporter small permease subunit translates to MSGPDKFSDELIAERRSGAPGALPADMAPWMARTITAIDTIVSWSGRIVAFILVPIMLSMVYEVVARKLFLAPTMWAYDVSRMLCGAMFMLGAAYALLKGVHIRADFIYRGWSPRSQATVDAALYILLFFPAMWLFFDISYDYAARAWIRGERSMDTAFMAPVAPVRTAMPVGAALLMLQGVSELLKCFYAINRNRWPA, encoded by the coding sequence ATGAGCGGTCCCGACAAATTCTCCGACGAACTGATCGCGGAACGGCGCTCCGGCGCCCCCGGCGCACTGCCAGCCGATATGGCCCCCTGGATGGCTCGAACGATCACCGCGATCGACACCATCGTGTCGTGGTCGGGACGGATCGTCGCGTTCATCCTCGTGCCGATCATGCTCTCGATGGTCTACGAGGTGGTGGCGCGGAAACTGTTCCTGGCCCCGACGATGTGGGCCTACGACGTCAGCCGCATGCTGTGTGGTGCGATGTTCATGCTGGGGGCGGCCTATGCGCTGCTCAAGGGCGTACACATCCGCGCCGACTTCATCTACCGGGGATGGTCGCCGCGAAGCCAGGCGACCGTCGACGCGGCGCTCTACATTCTGCTTTTCTTTCCCGCCATGTGGCTGTTCTTCGACATCTCCTACGACTATGCCGCCAGGGCATGGATCCGGGGTGAGCGGAGCATGGACACGGCCTTCATGGCCCCCGTCGCGCCGGTGCGAACGGCCATGCCTGTCGGGGCGGCGCTGCTGATGCTGCAGGGCGTTTCCGAACTGCTCAAGTGCTTCTATGCGATCAACCGAAACAGGTGGCCGGCATGA